Genomic DNA from Equus quagga isolate Etosha38 chromosome 10, UCLA_HA_Equagga_1.0, whole genome shotgun sequence:
CGCCCAATGTACATGCGTAGATATAATCAATAGAAAGTTTTATAAGCATTTTGGTGGGACGTGCAAATTCCAGATTCGATCTTAAATGAAGTTGACTTGACACTGCACAGAAATCATGGATTCCATGATAATGCCTGTTACCTAAAATCAGACAGAGGCACCCCCTTTGTCCCTGGTGGAGTGAGGGTTTGCTGaacatgtttttttaatctacttccaagctacatttgaatttcaaataaaatgctaTTAATGTGATGGCCAAGGCAAATTTCTTtagttacaattttattttaaatactctaaattccttgaaaaaattacatttccctAGGAAATTTAGTTTCCCACTTTCTGGGAAAATTAGGTTCAATTCTCTCTTTTCAAAACTACAAAATTCCCTCCCTCACGAGTCTAAACTGATGGCCTTACCTCATATTTTACAGGacagaaagtcaaagaaataacATCAGGCTCCTTGCACCCATCTTCCTACCATCAAACATGTCAGTTTTCTTGACTGAGTTCAAGCTAGCTGGTCTGATCCTAGGAAAGGCCATTCCTCCACTGGTTTCTAGATCATATCTCCTCAAGGACTTGAAAGGAGTTTTCCACTGTTTCCTgcatcattcatttctttctcacacttAGATGTTTACTGTCAATACATTTTTTCTAATATCCTTCATCTTATAAATAAAGTATAACAATGATCCCTTAATTCTACATCTCATTCCAGCTGTCACttcgtttttcttttcctcttcataGAAAAACTCTGGAAAGACTTGCCTGTACTCACCGTTTTACTTCTCTCCTCCTGTGTAAACTTCAGCCAGTGCAAATTTGGCTTCCACTCCTTCTTTGTCCTAAAGATGTCCATAAAACTCTCCTTACTGCCTAGATAAGTTCCCTGTTAAATGATCAGTGGTTTAAAGAAAATAGCTATGCATGAATATTTTGTACAGTTCCTAAATACTAAGTACTTTGCAATTTAGTTTGGTGAAATGTCTCCCTTtaagaatatttctttcttttaagaatttactAAATGTTGtcctttaaaatttcatctttatctCAATTTACACTTTTTATTGCACTTTTATTAGAAACAACTTACCAGAAGCACATCATCGAACAAACTAGTCagagaaatgatgaaagaacattttcaaaaggTCACAAATAATGAAAGTTACTCAGCATGAATCACAAAACAAGCAGAGATTTCAAAAACCAAGGGAACTGAATTATTTCAACTGATATGATAAATATTACCAGAATTATTATCGGCTACTAAAGTTAGAGACTTTTCCCTGGATTTTTTGACATTtaataagtttttattattttgaaataattttaaatttatagaaaagtttcaaagataATACAGAAAGTTCTCACATGCCCCTCATTCAGtctcccctaatgttaacatcatACATTACCTTAGTGTATTTGTtaaaactaagaaaccaacattAGTTTATTAGTATTAACTAAGCttcagactttattcagattttaccacTTCGTCCACTAATGAcctttttctgctccaggatccTATCTAGGATACCAGACTGCGTTTAGTCACCATGTCTTCTTAGACTCTTCTGGTCTGGAATagtttctcagcctttccttgTTTCTTATGACCTTGAATGCTTTGAAGAGTACTGGCCAGGTATTACGTAGAATGCTCCTCAATTTGGGGTCGTCTGATATTTTATTCATAGCTAGACCAAGGTTATGATTTTGGGGGAAGAATAACCATAGAAGTGAATGCCCATATTGGAGGCATTTGGCATCATTATGACTTTATCACTTGCCATCACTTGGTTAAGTGGTATTTTTAGGATTTCTTTGCTGTAAAGttactcttcttcctttttttaatactCTATTCTTTGAACTCATGGCACTAAATCCAGTCCATACTCAAAGTGGGAGGGGAATCAAACTCCATCTCTTGATGAAGGGAGTGTATGCTTATgttatttggaattattctgtGAGGAGATTTGTCCCTTCtccccaaattatttatttattcatttatttatatcaggaTGGACTCATAAAACAACAAACCTCAAATACCTAATACCATAGGTTGTAGTGTGTAATACCACATTATTTGAGGGATTTTTGGtgaaattgttccagctttggccattgggaactcTCAAGTGTTTCATGTGTCACTTTGGTATACCGTCATCCCACTTCCTTGCTacctggcactacaagatgctccaggtttATCTTGTATATTCCCTGCCCCAGcactagaatcagccatttctccaagaatcCTTGGCTCCTTTCACTGGAGAATAGTATTAGAAATCTAAATACGGGAACTGGTGGTGCTCATTACTACTGGGGTGTCACTGCTCCTAGGCCCTCTCAGTGGAGAGAGCTATGAAATATTTGTCAGTATAATAACCCATGTATACACacatttctataattatttctgCATTTATCCACCTGTAGATATATTATGTTAACCTATTTGTGAATTCATACTGATATGTCCAACTCTAATTCAGTAGCACAGGACTCATCTCTAGCCTTCCCTCCTGGCTTATCTATAATTTCCCTCTCTGACAGTAAGAAACCCAGTTCTCACCATCCGTCatccatttacttattcattcaacctCAGACATATATGTAAAGCAGGTTGAGAATTATTACTTAACTTGAATCCTCGTGAGAAACAAATTTGCCAACTAAAGTACAGTTTTTATGTACAGTTCTTTTCGTCTTTAGCCTTGCAGTTGCCCTTCAAAACATCATTTGACAAAGTTATTTAGCCAGCTTCTTTTTCTCCCGCCTGCTTCAGTGGGGTTATGTCATACGTTTGTAAGAGAGTTAGATTCATTTGTCATAGTCTGTATTCCATTCTGAGACCCTTTGACATCCTGGTTGAATTTCTTTTAGTTTGCATATATTATAGTTTACTCTTTTTGATGTACAGTTGTATGAGCTTTGACAGATGCACTGAATCATATATCCACCACtctagtatcatacagagtagttccATCACCCTAAAATTCTACAGAGATATATTTTTTTGAGAGGGAATTACTATGAGAAAGCATGTGGAACAAAATCTTTCCCTCCAAATATCTGGTTCTATCTGATGATCTTAAGGTAAGTTTATTtccacatttctaaaatatttaaaaatttttacagatACTCTTACTGAGAATTCATAATtgcaagctttaaaaaaaatatgagtgTGACTATCAATTACCACTTACTAATCTTAAGAGGATAACACCTAAGGTTCAAATCTTGTCTCTTGCTTAGAGAGCAACTTACTGTAGAAAAGAGAGGCTTCTCTATATGATCCAAGATCTTAATGGTTACCTGTCATGGGCCTCAGTCCCTCACAGTGTTGGTCATATCTGTCAGCTGAAGAAGGTAGTGCCTAAAATATCTGAGTCATTATAGCTTTTTAGCAGAGTAATGAAGAGAACCAATCACTCAGGCCCAGTTgtgatttgaattttattctaggCAGAGATACATAAGTAACAACCTTTTTGGCTAATGATATCCAGATCAATGCGAAGCTGGAAGTACTGTCCTTACCCCAGCATGTACTGTTTTTATATTTcgtattttatcttttgtttccctttggtTCACTGGTGTTCTTCTCAGAGGCCTACAATTCAATTTCAGGGGCTTGAGTTGCTAACATGGCTGCCATACAGCTGCCAGAAGTCCAAGGTGAGACTATGGCCACCTTAATAGATGAAAGGTGACTCATAAATGTCACAACAGAATCTTGAGATGTGCGTTCTCAATTTCTATTGTCAACTAAACCAAATTGCCGTGCGCCAAAACAAAGATGCCGTGTACCACTATTTGTTAGACTAATTTGGTTGTAAATTCTATTTGAGCCCCTACTCTGCACTTTCGTAGCACTATGACTTCGCAaagttaacttctctgaacttaaGTTCCTGTCATCCACTTTAATATGGTTTTTATGAGGAACAATTGAGAAATTATGCTTGAGTATACTTGATAGTATATATGTATCTAATTTCCATAGATGGTTGCTTATATAATGGGGTTAGAGATAAAGAGGCTGCCAAAgctaagaaagaaaactaaacattGTACTTTGAATAAAGCAGCAGGATAGGAAACTTCCCAACTCTTCCCAGTAAAAACATCCGAAACCCCTAGCTCTCCCCAGAAGACAGCCTGAGACTAGTATATGAAGTTCCTTGTGAACCTGGACTGTCATACATTCATCTCTGAACTCTCACTCTCCAGTAAAGAACTATATATCAAGTGCTCCATAAGGCTCTGAGAACTAAATCGAAAAATCCGAACCTCTCATTTTACTCTTGAAGAGACTGAAGTCAAAGTAAATTAAGATAGTGAAGTTCATAGAAGTTGCTCACAGGATGGCTAAAATCCAATCTATTGTAAATTTACTGCATTCTTCTTTGGCTCGCAACATAGTAGAACGGGCACTGCTGAAGGTTGCTGTTGGACTAACAGAACTCGCCAAAATTATTTTGGCCTGCCATTTAGCAATTAGGCTCCATTATAGTTTTTCTATCTCCGTTCTTTTCCACACCTGTCTGCTTAAGGCATGGTTGCCAGAAGacgtatttttaaaagtatagtttGGCATCTGTCACAACTTTATGCAGTTAAATTCTCTGCATAATTAGCAGACAATTATAATATCGCATAAAGGCCATGAGGGCCTACACAGAACTGTCCTGTAGAAATTCCATATTGGAatgaaaacttaaatttaaagGTGCAGTTTTGCCTGCTTATTTGATACAATTGTAAGCTTTGCTCGCCATCTCATGGAAGGCTGGTAGTGATATTGGATTGCTTTCTTCTGTATGTAAATAGGatcaatatttgcataagttaaAATGGTAACAGttacttccattttctgggacttACTTTACCAGCTTGATTTTCACCTATAATATAGCTTTATTTCTCAAATGAATTATTTGACTCCCTATCTGTGTATCTTAATCAAGTCCAACCTTTCTCTTTATAGGATTTTACTCCTCCAAATGGCATATTCTCCAAATTATCTGAACACTTACTCAGTCCAAAGCAGGTGGGGTTGGTTGCATCAGTCAGGattcaaacaaagaaacaaacactgGGGGTGATATCCATATAATAGGTGACATATTGGGACCTGACAGTATGTAATTGTGGAAGCTGGTTAAGCAGTCTTCCTAAGGCTTTTGTCTTTGCTTCAGGTGCTGGAGCCTGAAGTCAGCACAGCAttcaggaaggagagatggatgTGAAGTGGAGGAAGCAAGGATAGACTGGAATCCATGAAGAACCCAAAAAAACAGACTGGAACCCATGTTGGTCTTTCACTGCCTCCAAACCTCCAACTTTGATGAGGTGAGTTCCCTGCAGGAGAAGTGGGCACTCTTTTTTATGGAGCTGGTGAACTGGAAGGAAGATATGAGGGAGAAGTGGTGTAGCTGTACACCCAGCTGCTGCCTCACACTAAGGTAAGTCAGCAGATAAGTAACAATGTGTCCCTGCCCCTACTTTCTGAGTATATAATATGGCTACTACTTTACCTTTGCCTTCCAAATCTCTCTCCAAATGCTTCTTATAGCACAATCTCAGAACCATTCAGGGAACCCTGAAAAAAGTTTAGTTCACAGTACAACCccccccacagaggcagacctgCTTCCAAACAGCAGGCCACCCAGTGCCACTAGAAATTCCAAATGAGTTTTTTCATTGTTAATCCTGCTAGTATACATCCCACCCAACTGTGCAGGTTGCCCCAAACTTGGGATTCTAGTTTATAACTCTGTTATCTTTATGTTCTGTTTTAAATGACAGTGCTTAGTTCAGACTCACTGGGTTCTTTTGGGACTTTTAAGGACCTTTCCTGTCAGCAGACCTTGGCAGGGGGTGCCCCAGACCTCCAGATCCCCAGGCAGTTGTCTCTAACTTTGAATCTCAGTGAGCAGGAACTTCGGTCAAGTTATTTTCCATTCCAAAGTCTAACTTCATCATGTAAATTTCTCACCCTGCTCTTAAGGGGCCAGAGATAATATCCATTTTAAGGagtattaaaaggaaaaactttgtCAGGCCACAGGATGTTTTATTATACCCTTCTTTCTTAGCAAATATCTGCAAAGAAGGGTGTCTTATACTTCACAGGGGTGTTGATGGGAGGGCAAGCCTCTGAATTCACTTACACAAATAATaagtgtaaaacaaaaataaatattattattgaacAGTAATTGGACATCCAGCACccaaaattttcattaaataagacagaatatttttaaaagcaatttaatcTCTTATAAACAGCCAAAGTGAATTTTAAGCAATGCATGGATCTCTAATAGGTATTTCTTCCAAGGATATAAAACAGTTCTTTGTAAGTATAAACAACTCTTTATTACAACATTAAGTTATTCTTAAAGTTAGttcaaatacatattttcaaaagttAGAAATTCTTATATTCTTATAGGATATCTTATAGGAGATATCTTACAGGTATCTTATAAGAGATGAATGTCCCAAGAAGACTTCCTAGAAGGTAATCCCATAGGAGTTCTCAACCATGAAACTTCAAGAGCATTGAAAGTACAGAGTAAACAATGTCATGCAATTAAATTTAACTCTTACTAGCCTCCATCTACTCAAATTAATCAATATTAACATATGGATTCAGAAAATGTGGACAACTCCAAGTCATTTATTCTAGAAGGATGAATTATCTTGCTAGGAATTTACCcaagttttctcctcttttccttttctgtgagagAGAgtccatgtgtgtgcatgcatgtgtgtgtatatgtgtgtgtgtgtgtgtgtatggccaCTTATCAGCATTCAAGGAACAAAACTatggtttcctttattttaccttacatttaaagaataaacatatttctgaaattttcaacTCAACTGAACTTTATAATAAACtgctaaagatgaaaaaaaaaggtgataGTTTTCAGGATGTCAGAAATGTGAACACAGATTCAATAAGGCTATTAATTTTTTCACCAATTAGGAAACTTTAGAGGTTAGCtataaaggaacaaaggaaaagaggcaTAAATAAATTTCTTATATATTCAGAGGAGTAAAGAAACctactgaaaggaaaagaatgaggaaggaagaatgcgaggaaggaaggaaggaagatagaggaaggagatggaagagatgctttttattgtgaaaataggTAAAAGACAAAAGGCAAATATATTCgttaaactgaattttaaacttAAAGTCCAGCCTACTGAGGTGACATCTAGCTGGAGCTGGTACGAAGCCTTCAGGATGGCAGGCACTCCACACGGTCTTGGCTCTCTTCCCCCTCGGATGCACCTGAGGCACTGGAAGACTCATCCAGGTCTGCATCCATGACCCCAACTCCAGGAGCGCCCTGGTGCTGGCGATGACGTCTCTGTGTCAGGTAATGCATGAGGAAGCAATGCAAGTGGCTTGGGAACAGGTTAACGGGGTGCAATCTATCTTCATCTCGTTCCTCCTTGTTGTTCTTAATCACTTGCTTTAACCCAAGAAGCTCAGTGGTAGTTGTAGCTGTGGGTGCCCAGATCTTTGCCTCATGGTCTAGGCCACCAGTTGCCATCACAGGTAGGTAAGGATGGGGCTCAAGACAGTTCACAGTACCTTCCTTGTCCCCCTCCATGAACTGAATAATTTGGCAGGATGATTTCTCCCAGAAGAAGATGTGCCCGCAATCACTACCACTCACCACAAACTCACTTTTGGGGCCATAGAAATTGACACCTTTGATTGTGGCATTATTTCTGTGCCCCTTATATCTCTTAACATACTGGGCTCCATCACAGTCAGAGGAGTTAAAGAGGTAAATATCATCATCGTTGTAACTGGCCAGGAGCTCTGTGCCATCGTGGCTATACACAAGGCAGGTGATACTTGCTTTGGAATCACAGTTGACCAGGTGATGAGGACAGAATTTCTTGAGCACACCATTATTCTCATTCTCATCTATTTTCCTCTGGTCATAAATTCTTACATACTGATCTCGTCCACCCACTGCAAACTGGTAAGTATTGGCAGGATTCACATGGATTGTATACAGTCccactttattttccttatcttttgtTACCACCACTCTTGAAACTGGCTGGCATTGTCTGAGGTCAATGGCGAAGACAACTGCGTCTTCGCCTGAAGTTAGGAACTTAggggagtctggctccagagccaacTTATGGGAGGCTCCCCTATGCTGGGCCACACACTTAGTATTCCTGCAGTGTGGTATAGCAGATAGCTCTGCCACCCGTATCTGCCCATCACGGGCACACATGGCCAGGGTGGGATCACCACAGTTGGGAAGGAACTTGGCTTGAAAGACATTATTTCTGTGGCCACTCGCAAAGTCCAGTACTGGCTGCTGACGCATCCAGTCCCACACTATCACTCTACGGTCATCACTGCTACTGGCCAGCCAGGTGCCACACTGGTTAAAGTGCACACTATTGACACATCTGCTATGGCCTTTAAGCTCATACTGCAGCTGGAAACGCTGCACAAAGACTCTTGCCCCACAGGCCTCATATACAAAGCGGGCACTTGAACCCAGCTGCCGCTCGCGAAGAGCAGTAAGGACTTGCCAGCGAGGGCGAGGCAGGGCAGATGTCTCTGAGGACATCCAATTCTCCAGAGCCTGATCCTTATCTGATAAATACTGACAATGGGTAGCCTCGTTGCACTGTACCTGAGGctgttctgctgctgcttcttcctcctcctcttcctctcctggcccctcctcATCTAAGAAGCAATAGATGAGGTTTTCTTCATTCTCGTGGAAATGGTCACTATCTTCCATATTTCCAAAGTCGAAGTCGTCACTTGAATTTCCTGTGTCTGTGCCTTGACTTTCTGCGCCTGCCAGGCTGAGGACACCACTGTCCCCGGTACCGCCACCATCTCTGGTCAGTCTCAAGCTCATTTCACTATGTGAAGATGTCTCCCTCCCGGCCTCTGCTCCAGACGGCTCCTCTGGGCTACTGCGCAGGCTTCTATTCCGTAAGTCTGGCCCGCCATTTGTGCTGCTCCCTTTGTCAGACATCTTGAATGATGCTTCTTGTAGCCGGTCTGTAGTGAGGAAAAGCCCTCAAGGCCGGGGGAAAGGAACAGGCTCGCTCCggcaaaaaaaaaagctaggCCTAGCGCAAGACGCCAACAAGGTAGGCCGAAGTGGGAGGGGCAATATCCGGCTGTGGCGGTTGGAAGTACGGGAGCTGGTGAGGTTCAGAAAGCTTCTTCCCATCTAGCATCTCGCGATATTTCGAGACCGCTCAGCAATTTCCAGGCCCTGGGCCCCACGGCCACAGCCGTCTTACCCTGTCAGCGGTTGCTCGTACGGTGCTTTTGAAGATTAAAACAAATTGCACTTTGGAAAACCCTCTTTATTCTAATAGAATTCTCTAGAACCATCAGCAAAAGCGATCTTCCTTAGCCAAAACAGTCATCATAAGGTTCTCAATGCTTTGCTTAAAGATAATGTACGgtatgaaatgaagaaatagggAAATACAATGAGAGATTGCTAAGGTCCCCCACAGCTAGTGAGTTCCTGACATACAGGAAATATCTTCAGCAAATCAAACAGCTTGAGGGAAACCTTGAGAGCTCTAATTAATAGAAATGGCATAGGGTTGACAGATAAAATGAACGATGCCTAGTTAATTGCATTttagataaaaaaaaatgagttcttTTTTAGTATGAGTAAATCCCAAATATTGCATTAGACATACTCCAACTAAAAAATAGTCATTGTTTATATGAAGTGCAAATTTAACTCTGtcccctgtatttttatttgttacatCTGGCAGGCTTTCTTAATGAGAAGAGTAATTTAGTCCCCCAATGTAATCAAGGCTGAAATCAACCGGTCAATTTGAAGTAGACACTTTCTGAAATGAGTAACTGCTTCACCAATTTGTGATAGAGCACAGCGTTTTCTTTTTCCACTAGAGATTCTATACATTTATTTGGagttaattcaatttaaaatacttaggaaacACAAACACaatcttatcttaaaaaaattattctgtgaTGTTACAGaactatcaaaatattttaaatatctcccAAAATATGTCAGAggtttttaggaaaagaaaacagctcgTCAGAGGCAGTTAATTGGCATTGCTGTGTTAACTTCAGATCTTCTCCAAATGAATTATCTAAGGTGATGAGAGTCAATTTTCGAAGGGCTACAGTAAACTGCTGACTAAGAATGCTGGAATGAGGAAAACACGATTTTCCTCAG
This window encodes:
- the LOC124245335 gene encoding DDB1- and CUL4-associated factor 8-like, translating into MSDKGSSTNGGPDLRNRSLRSSPEEPSGAEAGRETSSHSEMSLRLTRDGGGTGDSGVLSLAGAESQGTDTGNSSDDFDFGNMEDSDHFHENEENLIYCFLDEEGPGEEEEEEEAAAEQPQVQCNEATHCQYLSDKDQALENWMSSETSALPRPRWQVLTALRERQLGSSARFVYEACGARVFVQRFQLQYELKGHSRCVNSVHFNQCGTWLASSSDDRRVIVWDWMRQQPVLDFASGHRNNVFQAKFLPNCGDPTLAMCARDGQIRVAELSAIPHCRNTKCVAQHRGASHKLALEPDSPKFLTSGEDAVVFAIDLRQCQPVSRVVVTKDKENKVGLYTIHVNPANTYQFAVGGRDQYVRIYDQRKIDENENNGVLKKFCPHHLVNCDSKASITCLVYSHDGTELLASYNDDDIYLFNSSDCDGAQYVKRYKGHRNNATIKGVNFYGPKSEFVVSGSDCGHIFFWEKSSCQIIQFMEGDKEGTVNCLEPHPYLPVMATGGLDHEAKIWAPTATTTTELLGLKQVIKNNKEERDEDRLHPVNLFPSHLHCFLMHYLTQRRHRQHQGAPGVGVMDADLDESSSASGASEGEESQDRVECLPS